From the Pseudomonadota bacterium genome, one window contains:
- the amrS gene encoding AmmeMemoRadiSam system radical SAM enzyme, whose amino-acid sequence MSPTRPQPPLARFAEPLGEGAVRCGLCPHRCRIAEGGLGACRTRRNDGGDLRVTTHGLLLAAAVDPIEKKPLFHYRPGSTTFSIASAGCNLVCPFCQNHGLSQRLRAGADEAGAAEAWSAPEIVAAAIDRGCASIAFTYSEPVLSIELAEEVAAAARPKGIDVVFVTNGQVSREGAQALSGVLAAANVDLKSFDERAYRGTLGGELSATLDAIRTWRAAGVWIEVTTLVIPGFNDGDEEIDRIAAFVAETDPGMPWHLSRFHPAFRWADRPPTPEATLLRAREIGLARGVRHVYTGNLPGSDGEKTFCPGCGAVLIDRVGYRIRDVAVDRGRCRACGAPIAGVGLP is encoded by the coding sequence GTGAGCCCGACGCGGCCGCAGCCCCCGCTCGCGAGGTTCGCCGAGCCGCTCGGAGAGGGCGCGGTCCGCTGCGGCCTGTGCCCGCACCGCTGCCGGATCGCGGAGGGCGGGCTCGGCGCGTGCCGCACGCGGCGCAACGATGGGGGCGACCTGCGCGTGACGACCCACGGGCTCCTGCTCGCCGCGGCCGTCGACCCGATCGAGAAGAAGCCGCTCTTCCACTACCGGCCCGGGAGCACGACGTTCTCGATTGCTTCGGCCGGGTGCAACCTCGTCTGCCCGTTCTGCCAGAACCACGGGCTGTCGCAGCGGTTGCGGGCCGGCGCCGACGAGGCCGGGGCGGCGGAGGCGTGGAGCGCGCCCGAGATCGTCGCCGCGGCGATCGACCGCGGGTGCGCGTCGATCGCGTTCACCTATTCGGAACCGGTGCTGTCGATCGAGCTCGCCGAGGAGGTCGCGGCGGCCGCGCGGCCGAAAGGCATCGACGTTGTCTTCGTCACGAACGGTCAGGTGAGCCGCGAGGGCGCGCAGGCTCTCTCGGGCGTCCTCGCCGCGGCGAACGTCGACTTGAAGAGCTTCGACGAAAGGGCGTACCGCGGCACGCTGGGAGGCGAGCTGTCCGCGACGCTCGACGCGATCCGGACGTGGCGCGCGGCGGGTGTGTGGATCGAGGTCACGACGCTCGTCATCCCGGGCTTCAACGACGGCGATGAGGAGATCGACCGGATCGCCGCGTTCGTCGCCGAGACCGATCCCGGGATGCCGTGGCACCTCTCGCGCTTTCACCCCGCGTTCCGCTGGGCCGACCGGCCGCCGACGCCGGAGGCGACGCTTCTGCGGGCCAGGGAGATAGGCCTCGCGCGCGGTGTGCGCCACGTCTATACCGGGAACCTGCCGGGCTCGGACGGCGAGAAGACGTTCTGCCCGGGGTGCGGCGCGGTGTTGATTGATCGCGTCGGGTATCGTATCCGTGACGTCGCGGTGGATCGGGGCCGCTGCCGCGCGTGCGGCGCGCCGATCGCCGGGGTGGGGTTGCCATGA
- a CDS encoding TlpA family protein disulfide reductase has protein sequence MRSRAGLAAGFFFLAICAASCGGAPPGGGTASSTPSTPSSGSVSDFTLDDVDGRAHSLSSYLGKNVILVSFWATWCEPCKKEMEQLQTLYDAHKDKGLMILSISMDEPETQGDARPFVKQRGFTFPVLLDAETLVTNQLNPRRAAPFSLIIGRDQKIVWDHEGYVPGDEKKVEAAVLEALGLAQQ, from the coding sequence ATGAGAAGCAGAGCCGGTCTCGCCGCAGGATTCTTCTTTCTGGCCATCTGCGCCGCGTCGTGCGGAGGGGCGCCCCCGGGCGGGGGAACGGCCTCCTCCACGCCGTCCACGCCGTCGTCCGGATCCGTGAGCGACTTCACGCTCGACGATGTCGACGGCCGGGCGCACTCGCTGTCGAGCTACCTCGGGAAGAACGTCATCCTCGTCTCCTTCTGGGCGACGTGGTGCGAGCCGTGCAAGAAGGAGATGGAGCAGCTCCAGACGCTCTACGACGCGCACAAGGACAAGGGGCTCATGATCCTCTCGATCTCCATGGACGAGCCGGAGACGCAGGGCGACGCGCGGCCGTTCGTCAAGCAGCGCGGCTTCACGTTCCCGGTGCTGCTCGACGCGGAGACGCTCGTTACGAACCAACTCAACCCGCGCCGCGCGGCGCCGTTCAGCCTGATCATCGGCCGCGACCAGAAGATCGTCTGGGATCACGAGGGCTACGTCCCGGGCGACGAGAAGAAGGTCGAGGCCGCGGTGCTCGAGGCGCTCGGCCTCGCGCAGCAGTGA